From one Streptococcus pneumoniae genomic stretch:
- a CDS encoding energy-coupling factor transporter transmembrane component T has product MLEQQKLVGYHAGNSFLHALSGGSKLLFFVLVSTAAMISYDTRFLLTVALGSLLLFRLSHIRIKQVSFVLLFAGMFALLNVLMVYLFAPQYGVEIYGAKTVWLEGFGQYNLTAQEVFYLCNLLLKYFCTIPLALIFLMTTHPSQFASSLNQIGIPYKIAYSVSLTLRYIPDLQEEFYVIKMSQEARGLELSKKASLGKRVKGNLKIIIPLIFSSLERIDSIATAMELRRFGKYKKRTWYTYQALTAKDYLVIAGAVLGMVLSLALFWVNRGRFYNPWL; this is encoded by the coding sequence ATGCTTGAACAACAAAAGTTGGTTGGATATCATGCAGGAAATAGTTTTTTACACGCCCTATCTGGCGGCAGTAAATTGCTCTTTTTTGTCTTGGTCTCTACGGCAGCGATGATTAGCTATGATACGAGGTTTTTGCTGACTGTTGCTCTAGGTTCTCTTCTTCTTTTTCGCTTGTCACACATTCGTATCAAGCAAGTATCTTTCGTCTTGCTCTTTGCAGGCATGTTTGCGCTGCTTAATGTCTTGATGGTCTATCTTTTTGCGCCGCAGTATGGGGTGGAGATTTACGGGGCAAAGACGGTTTGGTTGGAAGGTTTTGGACAGTACAATCTCACGGCACAGGAAGTATTTTATTTGTGTAATTTGTTGCTCAAGTATTTCTGTACGATTCCCCTAGCCTTGATTTTCTTGATGACGACTCACCCCAGTCAATTTGCTTCCAGTCTCAATCAAATCGGGATTCCCTATAAAATCGCCTATTCGGTCAGCTTGACTTTGCGCTATATTCCTGATTTGCAAGAGGAATTTTATGTGATTAAGATGTCGCAGGAAGCGCGTGGTTTGGAACTTTCAAAAAAAGCCAGTTTAGGTAAGCGAGTCAAGGGAAATTTGAAAATCATTATTCCTTTGATTTTTAGCTCCTTAGAGCGGATTGATAGCATTGCAACTGCCATGGAGTTAAGACGCTTTGGTAAATACAAAAAACGGACTTGGTACACTTACCAAGCCCTGACAGCTAAGGATTATCTCGTAATTGCAGGAGCAGTGCTTGGTATGGTGCTTAGTCTAGCTCTGTTTTGGGTCAATCGTGGGCGCTTTTATAATCCTTGGTTATAA